A genome region from Sceloporus undulatus isolate JIND9_A2432 ecotype Alabama chromosome 1, SceUnd_v1.1, whole genome shotgun sequence includes the following:
- the KTI12 gene encoding protein KTI12 homolog, which translates to MPLVLVCGLPGSGKSRRAEELRAALAESGEAFVVSEASAGEGRSALRAEAERLLGRGKAAAAVIVDGGSEVKSFRYELFCLSKQAQAPHCLLLCPGGAPRPDRPPLEPPDARNRWDRPLFVAPADPAEPLPLADIRAALFERRPPAPNRSTRAQPLQAAGFLHRLDRLTHDVLAALLEAQRNGAQPGQFVPIALEGMDSGGGGGGGGGRGAGPEAPQGLLLRRPVSLAELSRLRRQFLSYAKMNPGEGEEDLPRLGSMFLQYLSQNLA; encoded by the coding sequence ATGCCGCTGGTGCTGGTGTGCGGCCTCCCGGGCAGCGGCAAGAGCCGGCGGGCGGAGGAGCTGCGGGCGGCGCTGGCCGAGTCCGGCGAGGCCTTCGTGGTCTCCGAGGCGTCTGCCGGCGAGGGCCGCTCGGCGTTGCGGGCGGAGGCGGAGCGGCTGCTGGGCCGCGgtaaggcggcggcggcggtgatCGTGGACGGCGGGAGCGAGGTGAAGAGCTTCCGCTACGAGCTCTTCTGCCTCAGCAAGCAGGCCCAGGCCCCGCACTGCCTGCTCCTCTGCCCCGGAGGCGCCCCTCGCCCGGACAGGCCTCCCTTGGAGCCCCCGGACGCCCGCAACCGCTGGGACCGGCCCCTCTTCGTCGCCCCCGCCGACCCCGCCGAGCCCTTGCCCCTGGCAGACATCCGCGCCGCCCTCTTCGAGCGCCGCCCGCCGGCCCCCAACCGCTCCACCCGGGCCCAGCCCCTCCAGGCCGCGGGCTTCCTCCACCGCCTCGACCGCCTCACCCACGACGTCCTGGCcgccctcctggaggcccagaGGAACGGCGCCCAGCCCGGGCAGTTCGTCCCCATCGCCCTGGAAGGAAtggactcaggaggaggaggaggaggaggaggaggaaggggagcagGCCCCGAGGCGCCCCAGGGCCTCCTGCTCCGCCGCCCCGTCAGCCTGGCGGAGCTGAGCCGGCTCCGAAGGCAGTTCCTCAGCTACGCCAAGATGAACCccggagaaggagaggaggacctGCCTCGGCTGGGCAGCATGTTTCTGCAGTACCTCAGCCAGAACCTCGCCTGA